The following DNA comes from Poecilia reticulata strain Guanapo linkage group LG5, Guppy_female_1.0+MT, whole genome shotgun sequence.
GCTGCAAGTTTCTCAACAATGTTTCAGATGGCAAGTGCCTGAAAAGTACAATCAACACACGGAGAATATTTGAGAGACTCCGACCGGCTGCTTCCCCGACGGGTAACTAAGATACAGAATGGGTGAGATGAGAGGAGGACCCTCGGGTGACAGAAGAAAAGGTAGTTAGGACGAAATGAAGAGAAGCGGATGTTTTCCTAGAACCGGAGCCAGTACATGGCGCTGCGCATCCTGTTGTAGTCCGGTAGCTGCTCGATGGGACCTGGTGGAGACGAGGACGGGACAGGTTAGAGCGCGTACAGCGGTACCCGGTTCTGATCCTACAAGAACAGGAAGGGTGGAGAGCTCACCGACAGCAGCCACGGCAGGACACTTATCGTAGATGTATTTGGAGCAGATGTCGCGCACCATCCTGGGAGTTACAGCCTGGAAGacgagaagaggaagagaaaactCTTCAGACTGGAAAGTTTtgagttgtaaaaaaaaaaaaaaaggcaccgCAGCGTGCTGTGGAAAGACGGCTCACATCGATCCGGGCGTCCCACTCTGCTAGAGGAATACGACGTCCGTAGTTCAGGACGTGTCTGCCGATGTCGTCACAAATCGGTGTTGTGCCTACGAGATGGAGTGGTTGTTAGCTTAGATTGATGTGCGGCGTGTAGACTGAATTGTAGACATCCACGATAGCAAACCTGTAGCTCTGGGGCCACATTTAGTGTGTGTGAGTTTAGCTTTCTATTTAAGATTTCTCTAGCATATTCTTATTACTAACAGGCCTTATGAGGGTCAAAGCTCTGCTCTAATGTGGTGAACCTCCTTCTATAAGGCTATGGATTAGGATTGGAGGTTTGGTGTGAACTAACCTTTGGCTAAAGTTTGGAATATGCTGCTAATCGTTAGGGTAAGAATGGAAGTCAAtacatttgctgaaataaaacatcctACCAAGTATAtgtggtctagtttctactgcaaatatcctAGTAtacttgaaattagacaaaaactaacaagtaaACAATTAGCAGGAtgaagaagcttgttttaagtcaataattccttaatgttaatgaaaatgtaCTAGCTACACgataaataatctgccagttaaACAGGACATTTTCCCCACATAATAAGTTAAAAtctcttgttccactggcagattattaaTCTTATAATACagtttcattaatattaaggaattatttacaaaCTCACATATTTTACtataaagttacttgtaagttagttttatctaaTCTTTTTGAAGATTCATGAAGGTTTCGCAGCTCAAGACTATTTATTTAACAGtaagtgaaacaaaaatcattGTCTAGATAGTAAAGGCAGCAGGAGAGAGACCACGGTACCATTGAGCTGTGCAATCAGACTGGCCTTCAGAGCGTTTTGGGCTCTAATGACATCACTGTCTGTGACCGTGGTGCAAAGGTTCATCCTGCAGAGACAAAACAAGGCAGGAACCACATGAAGTACAAGCACTCCTCGTATAACCAGCAGGATTAATCCACCTCTCCGACTCTGGATTAAACGATCTCGGATCGGTTCTTCACCAGGCGTTCTGGGTCCAGTGCATCATGTCGTCGATGTGGTGCTTGTCGGTAACAAAGTGGATGCCCAGTAGGCCGGTGTCGCTGTAGGCAGAGTGGAAGGCCTGGAAGCTGTGGCACAGGTTGTCCTCCACCGCCAGGCGAGCCAGACGGCTGCTCAGgtgctgagagagagagagagagagacgcatGTCAGACCAAAGACATGCAAAGAAATTGATGACACCCAACAATCCATGACGTAAACGATGCTCAGCAGGTGTGTTCCTCCCGACAGGTCCGGAGGCAGAGGGAAGACCCCTGACTCAGGTTTTTAGACAGGCAATGCTTTACCCCTCCATAATGGCCACTCAGGACATGGAGAGTCCCGAGTGGGCAAAGCTTAAaggggattttctttttccccaccAAGTCATGAGATGTTACTGTTCTCACTACCCAgaggaaagacagaaagaaaacagatgttCACCCACCTTTCCACCCCCGTAGGTGAGGTCATAGCTGCCAACGATGGCGTTGGCGACCATAAGGGGAACGATGTCGGGGCTGGAAACACTGGCGCCCTCCACGGCGATGGCGATGTGCGCCAGGGGAAGACCGTCATCCCGCATGCGGATCTGAACAAGACAAAGATTTTACTGTAAACGTTCCAGTCAATAAGGATGCAAAGGTACTAAAGCGTCACCAATATTTCTCATCAAAGTCTGACAAGCAAAGAGccacacagctgctgtcagTCTGTGACGGCGCCCTgcgaaagtattcacacccactGAACATTTATACATCATGCCTTCGCTACAACCAAAAACTCTAATGTGGAAATAATCTAATAATTCAGTCAGATGAAACATGCTGGTCAGACTGAAAGATTAACCCAAATATCTCACAGATATGAATAATTCTGTGCTTAGTATTATTATAATTGTCTAACTGAATATACTTGAGGATTTTTGGGGGATGTTTATTTTCGGTGTCTCACCTCGCTGCCAGTGAACCGGCAGGGAGACAAGACGGGGACGGCGTCTCCCTCATACTGAAAGGAAAGTCCACTAAAATGAGACTTGGCCATGCCCACCAGCTCGTCGTGTTTCACACCTGTAGATGAGGCgtatgttaaaaacattaaaactctgGGTCCCACCGCCATCAAACAGGAGACGGGAGCTGCGGACCCACCTCCTGCGGCCGCCAGCACCATCCGGGGGCCTTTGTAATGGCTGCTGACGTAATCCACCAAGTCCTGACGGGTCAGGTTCCTTACAGCGATCAACACAAGAAGCAGTGTTCATTTTGGCAGCCATGTTGTCTCTGTCATCAGTGTCTTTAGCTATGTTACGATGAATAATGTAGCAGCTGGACTCAATAATGAGCTACGTCCACAAACAGAGCAGCTTCAGTGGCGCCGTTATTCTAGTGGAAAGAATATTTAATACCAGGGTTTGAACACTTTTCACACCGTAAAACATTTACGGTGTTTTCAAACGTTTCCAGCACCACGATTTGGAGATATAAACAATACAGGTGaagtaaaaaattataataataatttcaccaTTATATGACATTTATTAccattattaaaaatgttttacggTAGTATTCTACGTTCTACAGCAGGAACaaggtaaactaaaatatagttttctgtttgcaatGTTTCTCTCACTCATCCTGTAGGCACATGAACACAATACTGACTTAAAAAATCTCCCAATTTCAATAACGTTGTATAAGGTACAAAATATaacaatcaataaatcattagGAATAATACATGTGAATGACATTGAAACAATCTAAGCAAACTGTGTTAAGGTAAATGAcctttttgttcaaattaaatactaataatattcaaagttacaaaaaaaacgCTAAACCTTCTCAcaaagttttcaaacatttagcaGATAGAAATAATTGAGTTCATCCTAACAAACCTAAAGCACAAAAAGTTaagtttgatttaacttcagactgagaaaaaaaaaaagtgtctttctATTAAGTGGAAAAGAAATCTGGCTTTGTCTGTAACTGTAATCAGCTTTAGGCTTTTAGATTGATTAAAAGCTTGATAttaaaactgtgcagtttgaatatcaaggactttatacagaattcaagcactttccaaaccttgaaaaaaacctaaatgaaaTTCAAGCGTTTTTAGGGATTTCCAGCCATAACTCTGTAAACCCCGACTACGTGAGCAGAAAGCGCCCCGTCCCTCCTACCTGGCGTTGCTGGACGGCCCCAGCACGCTCTGTCCTAGCGGCGTCCCCTGGAAGGCTGTGGCGTGCAGCAGGTCCAGACAGACTTCCTGCAGGTtgccctccacctcctccatctCCCGCAGCACCACGCCCCTCTGCTGCTCGATGTCCGCCTCGTTCAGCGTGCAGCTCTGCACCACGTCTGACAGCAGCTCCAGAGCTGGAGACCAAGGGTCAGTTAGTGGTCGGGATTTGAGGCGATGATTTAATGTGATCGTTCCAAATTGCTAAAACATTTCATGGCTTCTAGGAGGTTTGTTTTCTCACCTATAGGAAGGTCTTTGGTGAAGGTCTTCATGTAGAAAGCAGTGTGCTCCCTGGAGGTGTAGGCACTCAGGTGAGCACCCATAGActccacctgctgctccagGGCGGTTTGGGGGTGCTTCTTTGTTCCCTGCAGAAAATCGATTTGTACACTTTTAGTTGGGATCGCTGCATCCTGGCCGATGCTTGGTCTTTGGCTCCCCCTACTGTCACTGAGTTTAACATCACAGGCTAAAGGAAATCTCTGAACCTTGTGGATGGGAACTGATGGAGCCTAAAAGAATCAGGAGAAGCCATCAAAATCTAGAGGAGGTGCAAGTACATGACCCAGCAAGAATAGGACTATGTTTTCTGATGACTTTAATAGAGGAAAATGTaacgtcttcttttttttctgatatacAATATGGCCCAAGtgaaaaacggaaaaaaaaatatgtagcagAATTTCATTAATTGGACACTGAACACACTAAACCTCAGCAATAAAGAGACTCTTCCTTGTGGAAAGTGTGACTgagtaaaaagaataaataaataaataaataaataaatctaagtAACTTTCAGAATtgataagtcatttaaaaatgaagtcagaTCAGAACTGTAATTTCCATGACGTGTCAACACATGCCAGTAGTTCACTGCTGATGTAAGAGAGTGGGACAGCTTCAGCTTAATGTATTGCGGGAAGTTCACACTTTTTAGCTGGATTTGGAAAAGTTGGCAGCC
Coding sequences within:
- the uqcrc1 gene encoding cytochrome b-c1 complex subunit 1, mitochondrial produces the protein MAASVCRVGSTVGRVLAKTRSPILLSLRRGQASVSYAQSLAGAPETHVSVLDNGLRIASEDTGHSTCTVGVWISAGSRYESEKNNGVGFFLEHMAFKGTKKHPQTALEQQVESMGAHLSAYTSREHTAFYMKTFTKDLPIALELLSDVVQSCTLNEADIEQQRGVVLREMEEVEGNLQEVCLDLLHATAFQGTPLGQSVLGPSSNARNLTRQDLVDYVSSHYKGPRMVLAAAGGVKHDELVGMAKSHFSGLSFQYEGDAVPVLSPCRFTGSEIRMRDDGLPLAHIAIAVEGASVSSPDIVPLMVANAIVGSYDLTYGGGKHLSSRLARLAVEDNLCHSFQAFHSAYSDTGLLGIHFVTDKHHIDDMMHWTQNAWMNLCTTVTDSDVIRAQNALKASLIAQLNGTTPICDDIGRHVLNYGRRIPLAEWDARIDAVTPRMVRDICSKYIYDKCPAVAAVGPIEQLPDYNRMRSAMYWLRF